The stretch of DNA TATTTTAGCGCTATCTTCAAACCAAAAAACCATCAACCAGTTAATTTTAACTAAAGGTGTTGAGCCAGTGTTAATTGACTCAATTAATTCAACTGATGATTTTTACCGTTTAGGTAAAGAAATGGCCGTTAAACTTGGTTACGCTAAATCTGGTGACATCGTTGTTATGGTATCTGGAGCATTAGTTCCAAGTGGCACAACTAATACGACATCAGTACATCGTATTTAATTTACGACATAATGAAAAAAGCTGGCTTTTGCCAGCTTTTTTTATATGATTATAAGACGATAACATAACTAAAATATCCACATCTAATTAAATTAAGTATATAATTGATAATAGTATTTTTAGAGCAGGTCAAATAAAACATCGTATGAATAATGACAACTTATATTTTCAAAAAGAGCTTAGTTGGCTTGCATTTAATGAAAGAGTACTGCAAGAAGCTGCTGATAAAAGTAATCCCCTCATTGAACGTGTGCGTTTTTTAGGTATTTACTCCAATAATCTTGATGAGTTTTATAAGGTTCAATTTGCTAACTTAAAAAAAGATGTCCTTATTGAGCAAGAGCAAGGTAATGCGTCTAATGCAAAACATATTTTACGTCAAGTTCATCTAAAAGTTGTTCAGACAGAGTTAAAATTTGACATGCTTTACAATGAGTTATTATTAGAAATGGCTCGTAATCAAATATTCTTAATTAATGAAAGGCAGCTAACATCAATCCAAGAAGATTGGATCAAAAGATTTTATAAACAAAATCTAAAACGCTATATCACCCCTATTTTACTTGATAGCCATACTGATTTGATCCAAATTCTAAAAGATGATCATTCCTATTTAGCCGTTGAAATCATCAATAATACTGAAATTCAATATGCACTTTTAGAGTTACCGACAGAAAAAGTCTCACGCTTTGTTTTGTTACCCTCAGATACCGTATCAAAAAATAAATCAATTATTTTCCTTGATAATATTTTGCGTTATTGCTTATCGGATATATTTAAAATATTTTTTGATGCAACAGAGTTCAATGCGTATTCAATTAAAATTAATCGAGACGCTGAATACGAACTAAATAGTGAATTAGACAGTTTACTTGAACTTATGTCACAAGGGTTAAAACAGCGCCTTACTGCGCAGCCCGTTCGATTTATGTATCAAAAAAACATGCCCAAAGCGCTAATTGATCTTTTGCTTGCAAAGCTAAAACTGACCGAAAATGATGCCATGCCAGGTGGACGTTACCCTAACTTCAAAGATTTGATTGAGTTTCCAAATATCGGTTTTAAAAACCTATTAAATAAAGTATTACCAAACTTAACTTATAATCGATTCAAACAGTTTAGAAACGCATTTGATGCAATAAAAGATCGGGATATTTTACTTTATTATCCTTACTACTCGTTTAGTCATGTACTTGAAATAATGCGTCAAGCATCTTTTGATCCAAGTGTGACGCATATTCGAATTAATATTTATCGTGTAGCTAAAGACTCACGTTTTGTTCAAGCGGCGATTAATGCCGCTAATAACGGTAAAAAAGTGACGGTAGTGGTTGAGTTACAAGCGCGCTTTGATGAAGAGATCAATATTCGTTGGGCTAAAAAACTAATTAGTTCAGGCGTTAAAGTTATCTATTCACTGCCAAAATTAAAAATTCATGCCAAACTGTTCCTTATTGAGCGAAAAGAACAAGATCGTATCGTTCGTTATGCTCATATAGGTTCTGGTAATTTTAATGAAAAAACAGCTAAAATTTATACTGACTTTTCGTTATTAACCGCAGATCCGCTAATTACTGATGAAGTAAAAAAAGTATTTAACTTTATTGAAAATCCATTTAAACCCGTGTCATTTAACTGTTTACTGGTTTCTCCGCAAAATACTCGTACAAGATTAATCGAATTAATACAGCGGGAAATAGATCATGCAAAAGCAGGTCAAGCCTCTGGCATTTACTTAAAACTTAACGCAATAACCGATAAAGAATTAATTAGTAAGCTCTATGAAGCATCATCTGCAGGCGTTAAAATTAGGATGATTGTTAGAGGTATGTGTGGATTGATTCCACAAGTGGCTAATTTAAGTGAAAATATTACAGTTACCAGTATTGTTGACCGCTTTTTAGAACATGCTCGAGTCTATATTTTTGAAAATAATGGCGCAAAAGATACCTATATTTCATCTGCAGATTGGATGCCTCGAAATATTGATTACCGCGTTGAAGTCGGCGTTAAAATTTTAGACCCAAGGTTACAAAAGATCATTCAAGATATTTTCATGATCCAAGTTAATGATAACGTAAAAGCAAGAATAATCGATAAAGATCTGCAAAACAACTATATTCAGCGGGGTAATAAGAAAAAAGTTAGAGCCCAAAGTGCAATATACGAATATCTAAATCAATTAGAAAATCAATAAACGATAAAGGATCACAAATCAGTGCACTCTAAAAATAATAATTTTAATGAATATGCCGTTATTGATTTAGGCTCAAATAGCTTTTATATGCTGGTGGTTAAAAAGATCAATGATTCCTTAAAAGTAATTTATAAAAATAAAAAAAACATCCATCTAGCAACTGGCTTAGATAATGAATATCAACTTAGCAAAAGTAGCATTAAACGAGGAATTAGCTGCCTAGAGCTATTTGCAGAGCGTTTGAAAGATTTTCCTGTTAGTCATGTTAAAGTCGTTGGTACTTATACGCTGCGAGTTGCAAAAAACAGACATGAATTTTTAAGGGCAGCAGCAAAAGTATTCCCCTATCCCATTGAAGTTGTTTCTGGTCAAGAAGAAGCCCGTCTTATCTACATCGGTGCCATAAATAATGAATTCGTCGCTAAATCTGATGTTAAATTTATCATCGATGTTGGCGGTGGGTCGACCGAAATTGCAATTGGCATAAATTCAACGCCAATATTAGTTGAAAGCAGGCCTATGGGCTGTGTTACTTATGCAAAGCAGTTTTTCCCTTTGCAAGCAATCGATCGCCAATCATTTGAGCGAGCGAGGTTTGCAGCCGAGCAGCAAGTTGAAAAAATAATTAAATTAGTCAAAAGTAAAAATATTTCTGTGGCATTTGGATCTTCAGGCACGATCAAAAGTATCTACAACATCTTACTTGATATTGGGGTAACCGATGGCATTATTACGCCAAAACGTTTGGATGATCTTGTTTCATACGTCCTTGAGTTTAAGCATTTTAAAGATATTGATTACCCATCATTAACCAAAGAACGTAAACATGTTTTTGTTAGTGGACTTGCCATTTTTTATGGTGTTTTTAAAGCCTTTGGTATCCAAGAACTTCATTATACGCAAAGCGCTTTACGTGAAGGGTTATTATATGAAATGGTTGGCGATCATAAAATCCACCAAGATATTTGTCAGCAAACAATCAAAAATCTCATTAAACAATATAATGTTGATGAGGCCCATGCAAATCAAGTTGCGATAACCGCCCAGCATTTTTTTAAGCAATGGCAACATTTTTCACCAGTTATCATTGATAAAATTTTAGAATCGATCTTATATTGGTCGGCCTTACTGCATGAAATTGGCTTGAGTATTAATTTTTCAGGGATCCAAAAACACTCTGCTTATATTATTCGCAATAGCAATATGCCAGGTTTTAATGAGGAACAACAATTTTTATTATCAATACTGGTTAAATATCACCGCAAAGGCTTTAAATTAGATACCTTGCCTTATTTTAGTTTATTTGAAAACAAACAAATTTATCCGTTATTACAAATTCTACGATTGGCTGTTTTAGTCAATAACCAACGCTCAAATACCTTAGATCCAAATGCATTTAAGCTCACGGTTTTAGATGATGATCCATACAAAATAGCACTAACAATTGATAAAGCATTTGCTAAATCCAATCGATTGATTCGTTTAGATTTAGAACAAGAACAGCAATATTGGCAACAAAATAAACCTTGGCAGTTAGAGCTCAAGATAGGCTGACATGATTATGGCAAAAAAGATTTTTTTATCTAACAATATTCGAAGTATTAAGGCTCAAACCAGAAATATTCCGCTTGAACAGCTCTATTTGATTCAAACCAAATTGAAACAAATCATCAATGAGCGCCAGCAAGAAGATGATGAAGCTAAACAAAATCTAATTGAACATAACAAAAAAATCGATGCCTACTTACAGCAAATTAAAAATGATGGTGTTGCTGTCACTGAATTATTAAAAAAAGCCAATCTACCGGCATTTAAAAAACGTCGAAAAATGCGCCCTCCTCGGCCCCCTAAATATAAATATATTGATAATGAAGGTAATTTACGTACTTGGACTGGCCAAGGTCGAATGCCAAAACCAATACAGCTTGCCTTAAATTCGCAAACTAAATCATTAAGCGATTTTTTGATTTAATATTTTACTGTCGCAATTAACCTAACTTAATCAAATGTTATCATCATTTGTCACGTTAAATACGCGTATTTAACTATCTTGCCCGATGAATAACTTTAAAAACTATAGCTTATTTTTAGACGTAACCACTTATTATTAATAATGTGACCAAGTTCTAATAATCACATAAAAGTATATTAACTATTTCACTATCACCCCGTAGAATTAAGCCCAATATATAGTAAGCGCCCTATTTTATACCTAATTTATCTTATATTAACACTTGTCTTAACTTCATAATCGCTGTTATTTTAAGGAAATATTCAATGCGCACTTCAACTAAAAAAAACTTTTTAAAACAAATAATTCCATTCGTTTTTACAGTTAGTATCCCTCTTAGCGAGGCGGCTCAAAGTCATTGGATTGGTTCATGGGGAGCAAGTCCGGTTTTCCCTGTTGGCCAAGATATGAATCAAAATACCATTAGGCAATTTGTAACACTTAGCCAAGGCGGCGAAAAAATTCAGTTACGTTTCTCAAATGAAACCGGCACCCAGCCTTTAATGATAGGTGCTGTAACGATAGCTCGGCCAGGAGCAAAGCCCGGCAGCATTGATAGTAAGAGCTTAAAACAAGTATTATTTGGCGGTCAAAAAAATATCATCATACCGCCCGGCGCGCCGGCACTTTCAGATCCTATTGATTTCAACGTTAATGCATTAGATGATGTGGCAATTAGTCTTTATTTACCACAAAGAACCGGATTAAGTATTGTTCATCCCAATGGTGAGCAAACGGCTTGGATTGACTCAAATGGCAACACCACGGCTAATGAAGAATTATCGCAAACAGCCACAACTTCAACGATGAGGTTTTACCTTTCTCGAGTTGAAGTTGCAACCGATCAACAAAATGGGGGAACAATTGTTACGTTAGGTGATTCGATCACGGATGGGTATTCCTCTGGGGTTGATATGAATCAACGCTGGCCTGATGTATTAGCAAAAAGGCTTAAGCAGGCTAATATTAATAATATTGGCATTGTCAATGCGGGGATTAGCGGCAATCGGATCTTAAATGATCTACCCTCTGGGCAAAATGGGCCAAGTTCGCTTTCCCGCTTAGATAGAGATGTACTATCAGTACCAAATGTTCGCTGGCTAGTTATTATGCAAGGCATTAATGATATCGGGCATTCTAATTTTGATGGATTAACAAAACAAGAAGTCAGCGCAGACGAAATTATCAATGGCTGGAAACAGTTAATATCTCGAGCTAAAAATCAGGGAATAAAAACCTATTGTGCAACATTAACGCCATTTAAAGGGGAATTTTTAAATTTTTATAGTGAAAAAGGTGAAGAAAAACGGCAAGCGATTAATACATGGATAAGAACGAGCAATACCTGCGATGCGGTCATTGATTTTGATGCTGTCATTCGTGATGATAAAAAGCCCCAATATATTAAAGCTGAATTTGATGTTGGAGATGGGCTACATCCCAATGCGAACGGATTAAAAGCAATGGCTGAATCGATAGATATTAATCTTTTTAACTAATGCGATTTTTAGGCGATATTTGAATATGATTTGTTAGCTTTCGTGCAGTAAACTTACCATTTCAAGCCAAATTAGTATTGGCTTTAAGTATCAAATAAGCTAAGTCAAGGCTCATATTATAAAGTTAATTAGGCGCTGTAAATGCGCCTGATTAATTATATTAAAAACCATTTAAAATTTTGACTGGATCGACTTTACAGGCGCGGCGAGCAGGATAGTAACTCGCAACTAAAGTTAATATCATTGCGGTACAAAATACAATAATAATGTCCGTTAAATGTATTTCAGAAGGTAAAAAATCGATAAAGTAAATATGGCTATTTAATAATTGATGACCCATTAAAGATTCAATAACCTTAATGATATTAGACAGTTGTGAGGAAATAACAATCCCCAGTAACACACCAATCATGCTGCCAACAAATCCCGATATCACACCATAAAAAATAAAGGTTTTACTAATAAGTTGATTTGTTGCCCCTAATGTTTTGAGAATGGCAATATCACGCTGTTTATCTTTAACGGCAATAACTAGCGTTGAGACAATGCTAAAGCATGCAACGCCAATCACAACTATCATTGCAAGATACATAATCTGCCTTATCATTTGGATATCATGATACATATAGCCATAATTTTGTTCCCAGCTAGTGACATAAAGTGGCGTGGTTATATCTATCGCAATATTATGAATAATGTAATTGGCCTTATAGATATTATCAACATTAACTTTAATTCCAGTTACGTTGTCACCGATATTTAAATATTGCTGCGCATCCGTTAGTGGAATAAAGGCAACACCATTACCTAACGTGCCGCTGAAATCCATAATTCCGGCAATTAATAAACGAATTCTTTTAGGCTGCTTTAATTGCCCTGACACATCATCATTAACTGGAATCAGTAGGGTTACCCAATCCCCTTCTTTAGCACCTAATGAGTTTGCAAGGCCAATACCAATAATAATTTGTTTATTATTGTCCTTAAATGATTGCCATTTATTATTTAAAATATATTTAGGTAAAATGCTCATTTTCGTCTCTTGCAAAAGGCTAATACCTTGTACTTGAACGGCTTTAATTTTACTCGCATTTTCAATTAAACCCGTAAAACTAACAAACGGTGCCGATGAGACGATATGCGGATCACGCTGAATTTGATTTTGTAATGCACGCCAGTTTGATAATGTTCCACTTGGTGAGTAAAGCTCGCCATGAGGAATAACCGATAATACTCGGTTTTTTAATTCTTTCTCAAAACCATTCATCGCACTTAAACCAATAATGAGTGCGGCAATGCCGATAGCAATACTTAACGTTGATAAAATAGAAATCAAAGACAACATGCCACTTTGCCTTCGTCCTTGTCTAAATTTTCGTGCTAGAAAAAGTGATAACATAGCGTTTTAATCACCTGTAAGTAAAGTTAATGCCCCTTGGGACATTGAGTATTGCTGATCCATTTTTTTTGCTAACGCTAGATCATGTGTAACAACTAAAAATGCGGTGCCGTGCTGTTGATTTAAATCAATCAATAACTCAAATATTGTCTCAGCAGTAGATTGGTCTAAATTCCCCGTTGGCTCATCTGCCATCACAATTGAAGGACGATTAATTAATGCTCGGCCTATTGCAATGCGCTGGCGTTCACCGCCTGACAACTCAGAGGGGCGGTGTTTAGCTCGATGTGATAAGTTTACCGATTTAAGCATCTCAAATGCCCTTTGCTCGGCTTCTTTGCTTTTTACTCCAGCTATCAATAGTGGCATCGCAATATTTTCAAGTGCCGAGAAATCAGCTAATAAATGATGAAATTGATAAACAAAGCCAATCTCTTTATTACGTAGTGCGGCTTTTTGCACTTCAGATAAACGATTTAATGCTTGTGATTTAAATATAACTTCACCTGATGTCGGTTTATCAAGTCCACCAAGTATATGTAAGAGTGTGCTTTTTCCTGATCCAGAGCTACCAATAATTGATGTCATCGACTTTGGATTAATTGAAAAGCTGACATCTTTTAACACTTCAATTATCGCTTTACCATCTTGATAGCTTTTTGATAAATTTGTTGTTGAAATAAGCGCTTTAGTGTCAATTTCAGTATAATTATTCATAACGTAATGCCTGTGCAGGTTGAGTATTTGCTGCTCGATAAGCAGGGTAAAGCGTTGATATAATCGATAACATTAGTAAGGCAATAAATACCGTTATAACTTGGCTTGTATCAACAACTGATGGTAAACGAATACCCGAAAAAGTTAAGCCTAGTGTCGACATAATCTCACTCAAATTATAACTAATTAATAATCCGATGAGGCAGCCAAGTAACGTACCGATAATACCTGAGCTGGCACCTTGTATAATAAAAATCATCATAACGCCCTTACGAGTCAAGCCTTGAGTTTTTAAAATTGCGATTTCATTTTGTTTTTCCATAACTAGCAAACTTAATGACGTGATGATATTAAATGCAGCAACAATAACAATTAAGCTAATTAAGAGTCCCATCACATTTTTTTCCATTTTAATGGCCTGAAATAGCTCACCACGTTTTTCACGCCAATCATCAAAATGAAGCCCATCAGGCAGTTTCGTTTTCACGATTGAATCAATGTTTAATGGATTATTAAGGTATAAACGCCAACTCGTTATGGTGTTTTGTGGGTAGCGCATTAATTTGGCCGCATCATCAATATTGAGATAAATAATCGATTGTTCTATATCTCGATTAGTCGAGAACAGCCCTGAAATAGTAAAAATACGCTGACTTGGGATTTTACCAACTGGTGTAATTTGACTAACCTCTGGCACCATTAAGCGAATCGTATCGCCAATATCAACGTTTAATAAATCAGCTAAATTACGACCGAGGATAATATTATATTTACCTGATTGTAACGAGCTATAATCGCCGCCATAAACACGACTTGAGATCGGATCGCACTCGTTAGGATCAATGCCAATCATCGTACTAATTGTTATATTTTTAGCACTTTGTAAAATCACATCTGCCGTGACTAACGGCACGACGTTATCAACTTGCGCAATCGTTGGTATTACCGTTAGCGGGTATTGTGAGGTTAATAATCGATTATTATCCGAAGTTATTTGTGCTTGAGGAAGGTATTGTAAGATGTTTTTTTGCATCTCATTTTCAAAACCATTCATAACCGACATGATAACAATTAGCCCAATAGAACCCAGCATAATCCCAATCATAGATAGCCATGATACAAAGCGACCAAAACTATCTGATTTTCGGCTATAGGCATAACGAAAACCAATAAAAATAGGCAAAGGATGAAACATGTTTAATTCTCTTTAAAAACCAATTGATTTAACCGCTTGATTTTTAACTATATAGTTTTAAATTATGATGATAATAATGATAGCCCATTATCATATCAAGAATACTGCAATCATGATATCTTGATTTATTAATTGTGCAAATTAAGCTATAATCAAGGACTGAATTTATCATGGTGCGACTAAGATTTATACA from Orbaceae bacterium lpD04 encodes:
- the ppk1 gene encoding polyphosphate kinase 1, producing MNNDNLYFQKELSWLAFNERVLQEAADKSNPLIERVRFLGIYSNNLDEFYKVQFANLKKDVLIEQEQGNASNAKHILRQVHLKVVQTELKFDMLYNELLLEMARNQIFLINERQLTSIQEDWIKRFYKQNLKRYITPILLDSHTDLIQILKDDHSYLAVEIINNTEIQYALLELPTEKVSRFVLLPSDTVSKNKSIIFLDNILRYCLSDIFKIFFDATEFNAYSIKINRDAEYELNSELDSLLELMSQGLKQRLTAQPVRFMYQKNMPKALIDLLLAKLKLTENDAMPGGRYPNFKDLIEFPNIGFKNLLNKVLPNLTYNRFKQFRNAFDAIKDRDILLYYPYYSFSHVLEIMRQASFDPSVTHIRINIYRVAKDSRFVQAAINAANNGKKVTVVVELQARFDEEINIRWAKKLISSGVKVIYSLPKLKIHAKLFLIERKEQDRIVRYAHIGSGNFNEKTAKIYTDFSLLTADPLITDEVKKVFNFIENPFKPVSFNCLLVSPQNTRTRLIELIQREIDHAKAGQASGIYLKLNAITDKELISKLYEASSAGVKIRMIVRGMCGLIPQVANLSENITVTSIVDRFLEHARVYIFENNGAKDTYISSADWMPRNIDYRVEVGVKILDPRLQKIIQDIFMIQVNDNVKARIIDKDLQNNYIQRGNKKKVRAQSAIYEYLNQLENQ
- the lolC gene encoding lipoprotein-releasing ABC transporter permease subunit LolC; this translates as MFHPLPIFIGFRYAYSRKSDSFGRFVSWLSMIGIMLGSIGLIVIMSVMNGFENEMQKNILQYLPQAQITSDNNRLLTSQYPLTVIPTIAQVDNVVPLVTADVILQSAKNITISTMIGIDPNECDPISSRVYGGDYSSLQSGKYNIILGRNLADLLNVDIGDTIRLMVPEVSQITPVGKIPSQRIFTISGLFSTNRDIEQSIIYLNIDDAAKLMRYPQNTITSWRLYLNNPLNIDSIVKTKLPDGLHFDDWREKRGELFQAIKMEKNVMGLLISLIVIVAAFNIITSLSLLVMEKQNEIAILKTQGLTRKGVMMIFIIQGASSGIIGTLLGCLIGLLISYNLSEIMSTLGLTFSGIRLPSVVDTSQVITVFIALLMLSIISTLYPAYRAANTQPAQALRYE
- the lolD gene encoding lipoprotein-releasing ABC transporter ATP-binding protein LolD → MNNYTEIDTKALISTTNLSKSYQDGKAIIEVLKDVSFSINPKSMTSIIGSSGSGKSTLLHILGGLDKPTSGEVIFKSQALNRLSEVQKAALRNKEIGFVYQFHHLLADFSALENIAMPLLIAGVKSKEAEQRAFEMLKSVNLSHRAKHRPSELSGGERQRIAIGRALINRPSIVMADEPTGNLDQSTAETIFELLIDLNQQHGTAFLVVTHDLALAKKMDQQYSMSQGALTLLTGD
- a CDS encoding SGNH/GDSL hydrolase family protein, which produces MRTSTKKNFLKQIIPFVFTVSIPLSEAAQSHWIGSWGASPVFPVGQDMNQNTIRQFVTLSQGGEKIQLRFSNETGTQPLMIGAVTIARPGAKPGSIDSKSLKQVLFGGQKNIIIPPGAPALSDPIDFNVNALDDVAISLYLPQRTGLSIVHPNGEQTAWIDSNGNTTANEELSQTATTSTMRFYLSRVEVATDQQNGGTIVTLGDSITDGYSSGVDMNQRWPDVLAKRLKQANINNIGIVNAGISGNRILNDLPSGQNGPSSLSRLDRDVLSVPNVRWLVIMQGINDIGHSNFDGLTKQEVSADEIINGWKQLISRAKNQGIKTYCATLTPFKGEFLNFYSEKGEEKRQAINTWIRTSNTCDAVIDFDAVIRDDKKPQYIKAEFDVGDGLHPNANGLKAMAESIDINLFN
- the lolE gene encoding lipoprotein-releasing ABC transporter permease subunit LolE, with protein sequence MLSLFLARKFRQGRRQSGMLSLISILSTLSIAIGIAALIIGLSAMNGFEKELKNRVLSVIPHGELYSPSGTLSNWRALQNQIQRDPHIVSSAPFVSFTGLIENASKIKAVQVQGISLLQETKMSILPKYILNNKWQSFKDNNKQIIIGIGLANSLGAKEGDWVTLLIPVNDDVSGQLKQPKRIRLLIAGIMDFSGTLGNGVAFIPLTDAQQYLNIGDNVTGIKVNVDNIYKANYIIHNIAIDITTPLYVTSWEQNYGYMYHDIQMIRQIMYLAMIVVIGVACFSIVSTLVIAVKDKQRDIAILKTLGATNQLISKTFIFYGVISGFVGSMIGVLLGIVISSQLSNIIKVIESLMGHQLLNSHIYFIDFLPSEIHLTDIIIVFCTAMILTLVASYYPARRACKVDPVKILNGF
- a CDS encoding H-NS family nucleoid-associated regulatory protein; protein product: MAKKIFLSNNIRSIKAQTRNIPLEQLYLIQTKLKQIINERQQEDDEAKQNLIEHNKKIDAYLQQIKNDGVAVTELLKKANLPAFKKRRKMRPPRPPKYKYIDNEGNLRTWTGQGRMPKPIQLALNSQTKSLSDFLI
- a CDS encoding exopolyphosphatase, which translates into the protein MHSKNNNFNEYAVIDLGSNSFYMLVVKKINDSLKVIYKNKKNIHLATGLDNEYQLSKSSIKRGISCLELFAERLKDFPVSHVKVVGTYTLRVAKNRHEFLRAAAKVFPYPIEVVSGQEEARLIYIGAINNEFVAKSDVKFIIDVGGGSTEIAIGINSTPILVESRPMGCVTYAKQFFPLQAIDRQSFERARFAAEQQVEKIIKLVKSKNISVAFGSSGTIKSIYNILLDIGVTDGIITPKRLDDLVSYVLEFKHFKDIDYPSLTKERKHVFVSGLAIFYGVFKAFGIQELHYTQSALREGLLYEMVGDHKIHQDICQQTIKNLIKQYNVDEAHANQVAITAQHFFKQWQHFSPVIIDKILESILYWSALLHEIGLSINFSGIQKHSAYIIRNSNMPGFNEEQQFLLSILVKYHRKGFKLDTLPYFSLFENKQIYPLLQILRLAVLVNNQRSNTLDPNAFKLTVLDDDPYKIALTIDKAFAKSNRLIRLDLEQEQQYWQQNKPWQLELKIG